In the Candidatus Omnitrophota bacterium genome, one interval contains:
- a CDS encoding RnfABCDGE type electron transport complex subunit A has protein sequence MNELLLIFISAILVNNLVLSYFLGICPFLGVSGKVESAFGMGLAVTFVMVLATSISWLIYHLVLVKFGLLFLQYVIFILVIASLVQMVEMFIRKFSNSLYQALGIYLPLITTNCAILGAALFMVTRNYSFLESVVFGFSGGLGFSLVLLVMAGIRQELDYADIPEVFKGAPITLIIAGLLALIFMGFSGLFSSI, from the coding sequence ATGAACGAATTATTATTAATTTTTATTTCAGCGATTTTAGTCAACAATTTGGTGCTTTCTTACTTTCTCGGAATTTGTCCTTTCTTGGGCGTTTCAGGAAAGGTTGAATCAGCCTTTGGGATGGGGTTGGCGGTTACTTTTGTGATGGTTTTGGCAACTAGCATTAGTTGGTTAATTTATCATTTAGTTTTAGTAAAGTTTGGATTGCTTTTTTTGCAATACGTAATCTTTATCTTAGTGATCGCATCTTTAGTTCAGATGGTCGAAATGTTTATTCGCAAATTTTCAAATTCGCTTTATCAAGCTCTAGGTATATATTTACCATTAATCACCACTAATTGTGCCATTTTGGGTGCGGCTCTTTTTATGGTAACTAGAAACTACTCATTTTTAGAATCAGTAGTTTTTGGATTTTCTGGTGGTTTGGGTTTTTCTTTAGTTCTTTTGGTTATGGCTGGAATTCGCCAAGAACTTGATTATGCTGATATTCCTGAGGTATTTAAAGGTGCACCAATAACTTTAATTATTGCTGGTTTACTAGCATTAATTTTTATGGGATTTTCTGGTTTGTTTAGCAGTATATAA
- a CDS encoding RnfABCDGE type electron transport complex subunit B: MIISAVVTLGLVGFLFALLLAFLSKKLQVEEDPKVKTVLEIVPGLNCGACGFSGCRPFAEAVARESKIFNGCLPGGQEINDKISQILGITGCSGLKSQVVICCCGADETAKKISTKYIGPQTCQAAQITGGALDCRYGCFGFGDCLGICPVGALTLDKKKIKVDIAKCIGCGQCVEICPRNLFKITPLPEITGFYSVACSNKEKAMNVKKVCAQGCIACTICTRVPESPYYMKDNLSYIDYSKSNNTEPLQAGMDKCPTKCIVKLDG; encoded by the coding sequence ATGATTATTAGCGCAGTGGTAACTTTAGGTTTGGTTGGTTTTCTTTTTGCGTTACTTTTAGCTTTTTTGAGTAAAAAGTTACAGGTTGAAGAAGACCCAAAAGTTAAAACGGTTCTTGAGATCGTTCCTGGCTTGAACTGCGGAGCTTGTGGCTTTTCCGGTTGTCGCCCATTTGCTGAAGCAGTAGCTAGAGAATCTAAAATTTTTAATGGTTGTCTTCCTGGTGGTCAGGAAATTAACGATAAGATATCACAAATTCTCGGCATTACCGGTTGTTCGGGATTAAAAAGTCAGGTTGTTATCTGTTGTTGTGGTGCTGATGAGACTGCGAAAAAAATATCAACCAAATATATTGGGCCGCAAACCTGCCAAGCAGCCCAGATTACTGGTGGGGCCTTAGATTGCCGATATGGATGTTTTGGTTTTGGTGATTGTTTAGGAATTTGTCCGGTCGGCGCCTTAACTTTGGATAAAAAGAAAATTAAGGTTGATATTGCTAAATGCATTGGTTGTGGCCAATGTGTTGAGATTTGTCCGCGCAATCTATTTAAAATAACTCCCTTGCCTGAAATTACTGGTTTTTATTCGGTTGCTTGCAGCAATAAGGAGAAAGCAATGAATGTAAAGAAGGTTTGCGCTCAAGGGTGTATTGCTTGCACAATTTGCACTCGAGTGCCTGAATCACCTTACTACATGAAAGATAATCTTTCTTATATTGATTATTCCAAATCAAACAACACTGAACCGCTTCAGGCAGGAATGGACAAATGCCCAACTAAATGTATAGTAAAACTTGATGGATAA
- a CDS encoding SoxR reducing system RseC family protein — translation MDKEVVRVEKVIGDKVRVQFERKVSCSCCRLESVCAQRKGNFDIERRGFSLKAGDKVEVAIDGNKGLLAVVLTFFFPAAVFMASVIIFQDKGELISFFIALVIVCLYYLILKLIVKRFKNKFELKILKKL, via the coding sequence ATGGATAAAGAAGTCGTCAGGGTTGAAAAAGTTATTGGGGATAAAGTAAGAGTTCAATTTGAAAGAAAAGTTAGTTGCTCTTGTTGTCGTTTAGAATCCGTTTGCGCTCAGAGAAAGGGAAATTTTGATATTGAGCGAAGAGGTTTTTCTTTAAAGGCGGGCGATAAAGTAGAGGTTGCTATTGATGGAAATAAAGGGCTACTTGCTGTGGTTTTAACTTTTTTCTTTCCGGCAGCCGTATTTATGGCTAGCGTAATCATTTTTCAAGACAAAGGCGAGCTGATAAGTTTTTTTATTGCTTTGGTGATTGTCTGCTTATATTATTTAATCCTTAAACTGATAGTCAAAAGATTTAAAAACAAATTTGAGTTAAAAATTTTAAAAAAGCTATGA
- the purN gene encoding phosphoribosylglycinamide formyltransferase, with amino-acid sequence MNIAILASGNGSNFEAIAKAIRRGQIRAEVKLLITDKPQAFARFRAKKLKIKDIFINPDNYPSRLLFDKKLVEVLKIDKIDLVVLAGYMRILSPYFVKKYKNKILNIHPSLLPRFKGVNAIARAFNHGSKLTGVTVHFVDSKVDHGPVILQSSILIKKSMKLKSLEKEIHKLEHKLYPLAIKLFAEKKLKVRGRKVAIN; translated from the coding sequence ATGAATATAGCAATATTAGCCTCTGGTAATGGCAGTAATTTTGAAGCAATTGCTAAAGCGATAAGGCGCGGCCAGATTAGGGCAGAAGTGAAACTTTTAATTACTGATAAGCCACAAGCCTTTGCTCGATTCAGAGCGAAGAAGTTAAAAATAAAAGATATTTTTATTAATCCTGATAATTATCCATCGAGACTTCTGTTTGATAAAAAACTAGTAGAGGTTTTAAAGATTGATAAAATTGATTTAGTAGTTTTGGCCGGATATATGAGAATTCTCTCACCGTACTTTGTAAAAAAATATAAAAATAAAATTTTAAATATTCATCCTTCTCTACTTCCGCGTTTTAAGGGTGTTAACGCTATCGCTCGAGCTTTTAACCATGGATCTAAATTAACTGGGGTTACTGTACATTTTGTGGATAGTAAAGTTGATCATGGACCAGTAATTCTACAAAGTTCAATTTTAATAAAAAAAAGCATGAAGCTAAAAAGCTTAGAGAAAGAAATTCATAAACTGGAACATAAGTTATACCCCTTAGCGATTAAGTTGTTTGCTGAAAAAAAGTTAAAAGTAAGGGGGAGGAAAGTTGCGATTAACTAA
- a CDS encoding BatD family protein, which translates to MRLTKLVILVFGLFLLLGAGESGQIVKATVNKNKVSTGELLIYTVTIEGIFKDPQVTPPEFKDFKVSSQSNSQNYYFSGSGTKINITLIYTLLALKAGNFSLGPTVIKDEGEEYKSNVVDIAVEGKPFKEKKKILPYIDEGLEI; encoded by the coding sequence TTGCGATTAACTAAGCTTGTTATCTTGGTTTTTGGTTTATTCTTGTTGTTAGGGGCTGGAGAGTCAGGCCAAATAGTTAAGGCCACGGTCAATAAGAATAAGGTCTCAACAGGAGAATTGTTAATTTATACTGTAACTATTGAGGGTATTTTTAAAGATCCTCAAGTAACCCCACCAGAATTTAAGGACTTTAAAGTTAGTTCGCAAAGCAATTCGCAAAACTACTATTTTTCTGGATCCGGAACTAAAATAAACATAACGTTAATTTATACATTACTTGCTCTCAAGGCTGGTAATTTTAGTCTTGGCCCAACAGTCATTAAAGATGAGGGGGAAGAGTACAAAAGTAACGTTGTTGATATTGCTGTAGAGGGTAAGCCTTTTAAGGAAAAAAAGAAAATCCTACCGTATATTGATGAAGGCCTAGAAATTTAA
- a CDS encoding tetratricopeptide repeat protein translates to MQKIPLKNLLLSFCALLLISCSVPPTYSRKDIAEIIKKICREEHKIEVSTWLVGETLWVYAPVEFFDEAGKFKVNEEGKVDEDLSETVRKISQSIQRALLNMDAPPIFYCFVKSDIQRLKGINLIRMNQYELIFIPDQIRLTLATYGLATNISAYEFEKRIISFQTPFIDKNILEDDRGRYLRKYNVGLAEFIPMLIQERISRTFLAPSLNDNFEVNDIDVRYQSSRIIVDFNVRIKKYSPDIPTPDKEVERITREIVENYSSFIQIKRATINDNFNKKTKTVLFKSSTGEVNKVFLYPPEADSNKTLFKLYKANFYLSQAYRYSQGENKNFDKVIAFCRKTLEISPGYIYAQVLLGETYMNLGRHKQALAAFNYALKLDPRNPTIHFPLGECYRILDRPKEALEEFKQVFLAQPDYPGIIEALSKIYADLGIPEEALQYLERAIENAEAKNSKDPEIYRSIGSVYLRLGQYQKALQYLLRSQKLKDDYFLTYLSLGDVYRLLGDSQKAIDNFEKALRLDPTSISAELGLANTYLTLGQYERAITKYEKVLASIPESPDIYVSLSKAHNELGLKNKNASEQQKALNYLEKALRLDPDNFQIHYSLGETYTNLVQYKKAIQHFRKALIIKPDSPQVYFGMGRTYSALGENQKAKENFLKAHDLFYEYGDYLNARKAEENIRRIP, encoded by the coding sequence ATGCAAAAAATACCTCTCAAAAACCTCCTGCTTAGTTTTTGCGCTCTTCTACTAATTTCCTGTTCTGTCCCACCAACCTATTCACGTAAAGATATTGCCGAAATAATAAAAAAAATCTGTAGGGAAGAGCATAAAATCGAAGTAAGCACTTGGCTGGTTGGAGAGACTCTTTGGGTTTATGCCCCGGTTGAATTTTTTGATGAAGCTGGCAAATTTAAAGTAAACGAAGAAGGAAAAGTTGATGAAGACTTGTCTGAAACTGTCAGAAAAATTTCTCAATCAATACAACGAGCCCTTCTCAATATGGATGCTCCGCCAATATTTTATTGTTTTGTTAAATCCGATATCCAACGTCTAAAAGGAATAAATTTAATCAGGATGAACCAATACGAACTGATATTTATTCCTGATCAGATAAGACTAACCTTAGCCACTTATGGTTTAGCGACTAACATATCCGCCTATGAATTTGAAAAACGAATTATTTCTTTTCAAACTCCCTTTATCGATAAAAACATACTAGAAGATGATCGTGGTCGTTACCTCCGCAAATATAATGTTGGCTTAGCTGAGTTTATTCCTATGCTAATTCAAGAAAGAATTTCTAGAACCTTTTTGGCCCCGAGCTTAAACGATAACTTTGAAGTTAACGATATTGATGTTCGCTACCAAAGCTCTCGGATAATAGTCGATTTTAATGTCCGAATTAAAAAGTATAGTCCGGATATCCCAACGCCCGATAAAGAAGTTGAAAGAATAACTAGAGAAATAGTCGAAAACTACTCTTCTTTTATCCAAATCAAACGCGCTACAATAAACGATAACTTTAATAAAAAAACAAAAACAGTTTTATTCAAATCATCAACTGGTGAAGTTAACAAAGTTTTCTTGTACCCACCCGAAGCTGACAGTAATAAAACACTATTTAAACTCTATAAAGCAAACTTTTATCTAAGTCAAGCCTATCGGTATTCTCAAGGTGAAAACAAAAATTTCGACAAAGTAATAGCCTTCTGTAGAAAAACTCTTGAAATTTCACCAGGTTATATCTACGCACAAGTGCTGCTCGGTGAAACCTACATGAATTTGGGTCGCCACAAACAAGCCCTGGCTGCTTTTAATTATGCGCTAAAACTGGATCCTAGAAACCCAACAATTCATTTTCCTTTAGGTGAATGTTACCGCATTCTTGATAGGCCCAAGGAAGCTCTTGAAGAATTCAAACAGGTCTTTCTCGCACAGCCTGACTACCCGGGCATCATCGAGGCTTTAAGCAAGATTTACGCTGATTTAGGAATTCCTGAAGAAGCATTGCAATATCTTGAACGAGCAATTGAAAATGCCGAAGCCAAAAATTCTAAAGACCCAGAGATTTACCGCAGCATTGGAAGTGTGTACCTAAGGCTTGGCCAATATCAAAAAGCATTACAGTATCTTCTAAGGTCACAAAAACTAAAAGATGATTATTTTCTAACCTATTTATCTTTGGGCGATGTCTATAGACTTTTAGGCGATTCTCAAAAGGCAATAGATAATTTCGAAAAGGCCCTAAGATTAGACCCAACCTCTATCTCAGCGGAACTCGGATTAGCGAATACTTATTTAACTTTAGGTCAATACGAAAGAGCAATTACTAAATATGAAAAAGTCCTTGCTTCAATTCCGGAATCTCCCGATATATATGTTAGCCTGTCTAAGGCCCATAATGAACTAGGCCTAAAAAATAAAAACGCCTCAGAACAACAAAAAGCCCTAAACTACCTTGAGAAGGCATTGCGCCTTGACCCTGACAACTTTCAAATACATTATAGCCTAGGGGAAACTTATACCAACTTAGTTCAATACAAAAAAGCAATTCAGCACTTCCGTAAAGCTTTAATAATAAAACCTGATTCTCCGCAGGTATACTTCGGCATGGGCAGAACCTACTCCGCTTTAGGAGAAAACCAAAAAGCTAAAGAAAATTTCCTAAAAGCTCATGACTTATTTTATGAGTATGGGGATTATCTTAATGCCCGAAAGGCCGAGGAAAATATACGTAGAATTCCTTAA
- a CDS encoding AAA family ATPase, translating into MANSSNQRLTKYIKLHWIKVTIISVAILLILSIIALTTVGLRTFFQLDSFFRKSMLAGIPLQIFFMLIVGTVSGAITTSIFVYFLWGGGLDKLKSKKVKPQSVNVRWSDVIGMENIKKEVWEVIQLINDHTNLDRVGGKIIKGVLMIGPPGCGKTYLAKAIATETKLPFLHVAGSEFQGMFVGVGANRVKSLFKEARISAEIDGGCIIFIDEIDTFARPRIESSGGGRAGQDYNATVNQLLTELDGLDTAKDNIVIIAATNVPESELDSALMRPGRFDRKVYVGLPGLKEREDLLQYYFTKISYNKEKIDFAKLARFTVGNSPADIANIVRESSLIATRKKKNQVDLSDIHDAKERIDIGIKAEYVLSLQDKKIAAYHEAGHTLATYFLVPTQDVFKASIIPRRSAGGVTWTRDKEERHIPDKEYLLGQIKSFLGGYAAEKIRFGSVSSGVGKDLKQANNLAMKMVDQWGMGTSGPGGITQEHGFPSQISERDKEDIINKCLDEVNEILRREKVILDEIANRLLKEEELDYDQIEETFKKHGKTRLTYIMEGMKKSKKDSIGWDDIIGMEGAKDEAKEIVSLIKDRANLKQMGGQIIKGLLMLGPPGCGKTYLASAIANEAGIPFIAKAGSEFVEMFVGVGASRVRQMFREAREQALAKGGCIIFIDEIDALCAKRAMDKGFGGTQEHNQTLNQFLVEMDGLKEKDAEYNIVIIGATNTDESNLDKAVLRPGRFDRKLHVSLPTFDERKQLFQFYLSKTKYNKDEIDPEMFAGITPGYSPADIANLIKEGTLLTAKMKKTILGMKELDEARERIELGLKKKLKLTPEELKATAYHEAGHCLAEYFFGKGNFPFKLSIIPRDKTLGVAWYATKGDRSAGTKEELLSTIKIFLGGYAAEKITASTTNGVSQDFKTSMWYARSMVWRWGMGRSGYIGDFLFEQNENNLLSEEMKSKLDMETQELLQDCLKSTVALLEKEKDLFEHLTSELLKKEELTQSELELIFKKYAKNTSQKPPA; encoded by the coding sequence ATGGCAAATAGCTCAAATCAACGATTAACAAAGTATATAAAACTACACTGGATAAAAGTTACGATAATAAGTGTAGCTATTCTCCTAATTCTAAGCATAATTGCTTTAACCACTGTTGGCCTTCGAACCTTCTTCCAGTTAGATTCTTTTTTTCGTAAATCAATGCTTGCCGGTATTCCTCTGCAAATCTTTTTTATGCTAATTGTCGGTACTGTATCCGGTGCAATAACGACAAGTATATTTGTATACTTTCTTTGGGGGGGAGGTCTTGATAAATTAAAATCAAAAAAAGTAAAACCGCAATCAGTGAATGTCAGATGGTCTGACGTTATTGGGATGGAAAACATAAAGAAGGAAGTCTGGGAAGTAATTCAGCTCATAAATGACCATACTAATTTAGACCGGGTTGGCGGAAAAATTATTAAAGGTGTTTTAATGATTGGCCCTCCTGGATGCGGAAAGACTTATCTGGCTAAAGCTATCGCTACTGAAACGAAACTCCCCTTTCTTCACGTTGCCGGTAGTGAATTCCAAGGTATGTTTGTCGGGGTTGGCGCCAATCGAGTAAAAAGCCTATTTAAGGAAGCCAGAATCTCCGCTGAAATAGATGGTGGTTGTATAATTTTTATCGATGAAATTGATACTTTCGCCCGACCGAGAATAGAAAGTTCCGGAGGCGGCCGTGCCGGTCAAGATTATAATGCTACCGTTAATCAGCTTTTAACTGAATTGGACGGGTTAGATACTGCCAAAGACAATATCGTAATAATCGCGGCGACAAATGTTCCCGAGAGTGAACTTGATAGCGCCCTAATGCGTCCCGGACGATTCGACCGCAAAGTTTATGTTGGGCTCCCCGGGTTAAAAGAACGTGAAGATCTTTTACAATACTATTTCACCAAGATTTCCTACAATAAGGAAAAAATTGATTTTGCTAAGTTAGCTCGTTTTACAGTTGGCAATAGCCCAGCTGACATAGCAAACATTGTTCGTGAATCTTCTCTAATTGCTACCCGTAAGAAAAAAAATCAAGTTGATTTGTCCGACATCCATGACGCAAAAGAAAGAATCGATATCGGGATAAAAGCTGAATATGTGTTATCTCTCCAAGATAAAAAAATTGCCGCCTACCATGAAGCCGGACACACACTGGCTACTTACTTTTTAGTGCCAACTCAAGATGTTTTTAAGGCTAGTATTATTCCTAGACGTTCAGCCGGAGGGGTTACCTGGACAAGGGACAAAGAAGAACGCCACATCCCGGATAAAGAATATCTTTTAGGTCAAATAAAGAGTTTTCTTGGTGGTTATGCTGCTGAAAAAATTCGCTTTGGTTCGGTATCTTCCGGAGTAGGGAAAGATCTTAAACAAGCAAACAATCTAGCGATGAAAATGGTAGATCAGTGGGGCATGGGGACTTCGGGCCCAGGAGGTATAACTCAAGAACATGGCTTCCCTTCGCAAATTTCTGAAAGAGACAAAGAAGATATCATTAATAAATGTTTGGATGAAGTCAATGAAATATTACGTCGAGAAAAAGTAATTTTAGATGAAATTGCTAACCGTTTATTAAAAGAAGAAGAGTTAGATTACGATCAAATAGAAGAAACCTTCAAAAAACATGGGAAAACTAGGCTTACTTATATAATGGAAGGAATGAAAAAGTCAAAAAAAGATTCTATAGGTTGGGATGATATCATTGGTATGGAAGGCGCAAAAGACGAAGCCAAAGAAATTGTCAGCTTAATAAAAGACCGAGCCAACCTAAAACAAATGGGTGGACAAATTATTAAGGGTTTGTTAATGCTTGGCCCTCCTGGATGCGGAAAAACTTATCTTGCCTCTGCTATCGCTAATGAGGCAGGGATCCCTTTTATCGCTAAGGCTGGTTCAGAATTCGTAGAAATGTTTGTCGGTGTGGGCGCAAGCCGAGTGCGCCAAATGTTCAGGGAAGCTAGAGAGCAAGCATTAGCCAAAGGTGGCTGTATAATTTTTATTGATGAAATTGATGCTTTATGCGCCAAAAGGGCTATGGACAAAGGTTTCGGCGGTACTCAAGAACATAATCAAACTTTAAACCAATTTTTAGTTGAAATGGACGGTTTAAAGGAAAAGGATGCTGAATATAATATTGTTATTATTGGCGCTACCAATACCGATGAAAGTAACTTGGATAAAGCGGTTCTTAGGCCGGGAAGGTTTGATCGAAAACTCCATGTTTCTTTACCAACCTTTGACGAAAGAAAGCAGTTATTTCAGTTTTATCTTTCTAAAACTAAGTATAACAAAGATGAGATTGACCCTGAAATGTTTGCCGGTATTACTCCGGGTTATTCCCCGGCTGATATAGCTAATTTAATTAAAGAAGGCACTCTTCTAACTGCTAAAATGAAAAAAACTATTCTGGGTATGAAAGAGCTCGATGAAGCTCGAGAAAGAATAGAATTAGGCTTAAAAAAGAAATTAAAATTAACCCCCGAGGAGCTTAAGGCCACCGCCTACCATGAAGCCGGACATTGTTTAGCTGAGTATTTTTTTGGAAAAGGAAATTTCCCCTTTAAGTTATCTATTATTCCAAGAGACAAAACTTTAGGTGTAGCTTGGTATGCTACCAAAGGAGATCGTTCCGCCGGCACCAAGGAAGAACTATTGTCCACTATCAAGATTTTTCTTGGTGGATATGCTGCTGAGAAAATTACTGCCAGCACTACCAATGGTGTTTCTCAGGATTTTAAAACTTCGATGTGGTATGCTAGATCAATGGTTTGGCGTTGGGGCATGGGTCGTTCAGGATACATTGGTGACTTTTTATTTGAACAAAACGAAAACAATCTACTGTCTGAAGAAATGAAATCAAAGTTAGATATGGAAACTCAAGAATTACTTCAGGATTGCCTTAAATCAACCGTTGCTTTATTAGAAAAAGAAAAAGATTTATTCGAACATTTAACAAGTGAATTGTTAAAAAAAGAAGAGCTTACCCAATCTGAACTAGAACTAATTTTTAAAAAGTATGCAAAAAATACCTCTCAAAAACCTCCTGCTTAG
- the hflK gene encoding FtsH protease activity modulator HflK, whose amino-acid sequence MEFQSRQPDEIFQNLKQKFSGQRPKGFWFPLLIGIAILSIFLNGAGLSPNPFYTIQPDEVGVVLRFGKFIKATNPGLHFKYPLIERVIPVKVEKVYTEEFGFRTQSPGVRTVYSPKSFDDESLMLTGDLNVLDLEWIVQYKISDPFGALFNIRKLVKAIRDVSESVVRRLVGDHSFNEVLTTERIEINNQIQDEMQEILDSYNCGIQIVKVKLQDVNPPDPVKPAFNEVNQAKQEREKLKNQAWEVYNQKIPQAKGEALKLFQEAEGYATEKVNWAKGDAERFLLLYKEYTKAKDVTLKRLYLENMSQILKKAGKKYILDPKEKGILPLLKLESQNE is encoded by the coding sequence ATGGAATTTCAAAGTCGACAGCCCGATGAAATCTTTCAAAATTTAAAACAAAAATTTAGTGGCCAGAGGCCGAAAGGTTTTTGGTTTCCTTTACTAATTGGTATTGCTATCTTGTCTATATTTTTAAACGGGGCCGGACTTTCTCCCAATCCTTTTTATACTATTCAGCCAGACGAAGTTGGTGTTGTTTTACGTTTTGGAAAATTCATCAAGGCCACTAATCCTGGTCTTCATTTTAAGTATCCTTTAATTGAAAGAGTTATCCCAGTTAAGGTTGAGAAAGTTTACACTGAAGAGTTTGGCTTTAGAACTCAATCCCCAGGGGTAAGAACTGTCTATAGCCCGAAGTCGTTTGATGATGAGTCGTTAATGCTTACCGGAGATTTAAATGTATTAGATTTAGAATGGATTGTTCAATATAAAATAAGTGACCCTTTCGGTGCTTTGTTTAATATACGAAAATTGGTTAAGGCTATACGTGATGTTTCTGAGTCAGTAGTTCGAAGATTAGTCGGCGATCATTCTTTTAACGAAGTTCTTACTACCGAACGAATAGAGATAAATAATCAAATTCAAGATGAGATGCAAGAAATTCTTGATTCTTACAACTGTGGAATTCAAATCGTTAAGGTAAAATTACAAGATGTTAACCCGCCTGACCCGGTTAAACCAGCCTTTAATGAAGTAAACCAGGCAAAGCAGGAGCGAGAGAAGTTGAAGAACCAGGCTTGGGAAGTTTATAACCAAAAAATACCACAAGCCAAGGGCGAAGCTCTTAAGTTATTTCAAGAAGCTGAGGGTTACGCTACCGAGAAGGTTAATTGGGCAAAGGGTGATGCGGAGCGTTTCTTGCTGCTTTATAAAGAATACACCAAAGCTAAAGATGTCACCTTGAAACGACTGTACTTAGAAAACATGAGTCAAATTCTTAAAAAAGCTGGTAAAAAATACATTCTTGATCCTAAAGAAAAGGGGATTCTTCCCTTACTAAAGCTAGAGAGTCAAAATGAATAA
- the hflC gene encoding protease modulator HflC → MNKKFGLIPLIIIFVVILLGNPFYVITEGQQAVITLLGKPKRIVIESGLKLKVPFLEKVNKFEKRILEWDGYPNEIPTKDKRYIWIDTTARWRIVDALKFFKAASSERGAQTILDGIIDAAVRDAITAQKSTEVVRSSNRLLESLKTAKTEEGFVDESALDATEIGRDKIREEIVEKARGDLGSRYGIELIDVRIKRINYIEKVQQDVYERMIAERKRAAEQYRSEGRGIRADVEGRTEKELKSILSEAYKKAQTIKGEADAESTKIYADAYGKDPEFFAFLKTLETYNDTVDKNTIIILTTEGEYYKYLNAINP, encoded by the coding sequence ATGAATAAGAAGTTTGGTTTAATTCCTTTAATAATTATTTTTGTAGTTATTTTGCTAGGCAATCCTTTTTATGTCATAACTGAAGGCCAACAGGCAGTGATTACTTTATTAGGTAAACCAAAGCGTATAGTTATTGAGTCAGGATTAAAGTTAAAGGTTCCTTTTCTTGAGAAAGTAAATAAATTTGAAAAGCGAATATTAGAGTGGGATGGTTACCCTAACGAGATACCAACTAAAGATAAACGTTACATTTGGATTGATACTACTGCTCGTTGGAGAATAGTCGATGCTTTGAAATTTTTTAAAGCCGCTTCCTCAGAACGTGGTGCCCAAACCATACTCGACGGGATTATTGATGCAGCGGTCAGAGATGCGATTACCGCTCAGAAATCAACTGAAGTTGTGCGGTCTTCGAACAGGTTACTGGAAAGTCTAAAAACTGCTAAAACCGAAGAAGGCTTTGTTGATGAGAGCGCCTTGGATGCAACTGAGATTGGTCGAGACAAAATTCGTGAAGAGATAGTTGAAAAAGCAAGGGGAGACTTAGGCTCTCGCTATGGAATCGAGCTAATTGATGTCAGAATTAAACGAATTAATTATATCGAAAAAGTTCAACAGGATGTCTACGAGCGAATGATTGCTGAACGTAAACGAGCCGCTGAGCAATATCGTTCTGAAGGAAGAGGGATTAGGGCTGATGTTGAAGGGCGTACCGAAAAAGAGCTTAAGTCGATTCTTTCAGAAGCTTATAAGAAGGCTCAAACCATTAAAGGTGAAGCTGATGCCGAGTCTACAAAGATTTATGCTGATGCTTATGGGAAAGATCCTGAATTCTTCGCATTTTTAAAAACTCTCGAAACTTACAATGATACCGTTGATAAAAATACGATAATTATCCTAACTACTGAAGGGGAGTATTATAAGTATTTGAATGCAATCAATCCTTAA